GCGGAACAGCCAGAACACGATGGATACCATCAGCATGATCAGGAAGGCGATGTAGAGCCGGCTGGTCTCCACCGCCTTGGTGTCCAGCTGCTGCTGCAGGCGCAGGATGTTGTTCTGCTTGCTCAGGCCTTCCGCCTCCAGCCGTTGTGCAAGCAGATGCTGCTGCACGGTGGCATAGGCCAGCGACCGGGCGCTTACGTCGTTGAGGTAACCCTTGTCCTGCGCCACGAAGTGTTCGTAGTAGGCCAGCGATGCGGCGGCGTTACCGCGCTTTTTCTCGACCTTGTAGAGCACCTCGTAGGCGTTCCTCACCCACTGGCTGACTTCGTCCTGGCCGCTCATGGACAGCACGGCCAGCGCCGCCTTGCGGGCGTTATTGTCGTCGCTCAGCTTTTCATAGGCCTGGCCCAGCTGCACCTGGGCCGCCCGCATGTGCGAGTAGTAGCCGTTGGCGTTGATGCCGGGCAGGATGCGATGGATCAGTTCCAGCGTCTTGGCGGGCTGGTCTTCGCTCAAGTAGAGATCGCCCTTGATCAGCATGAGCGTCTCGGCGAATACGGGTTGCCCGGCCGCGGTGCAGGTGTCGATCGCCTCCAGCAGCTTCTGGCTGGACGAGGTCAGCTTGCCGCTGTTGTTCAGCGCAGCGACTTCGATCGACAACGGGTTGCACAGGCTTTCGCCCGGGGGCAACGAATCTTCCATCATGCGGGCGTACTTGATGGCCAGGTCGCTCTGCTCCGCGAACATCATCAGCTGCGACAGGTTGGACAGCACGGTGAAGCGCGCGAGCCGGTCGCTGATGCTGGGCAGGTCCGAAGCCAGCTGATTGGCCAGGCCGAACGCATCCTCGTAGCGGTTGCCCAGGCCGTAGTTGTGCATGAGCAGGGCCGTGGCCTTCGCCTGCAGGGTGACATCGCCGGAGTGATCCATGATGTCCCGCAGCATGGCGTTGGCCTTGCTGGTGTCGCCTTCGAACGCCAGCTGCCAGGCATCCAGGTAACGCAGATACCAGCGCTGCGCCGAGGTCAGCTCCGGGGCTTCGTCGTGGATCTGCGCCAGCATGCGCAGGAAGCGCGGATGATCGGTGGTCCGCACGCCTTCCGTCTGTTCGAGAAACGCCGTCGGGTCGGAGACGACCTCGACGGCGTTTGCCGTGCCCAGCAGCGCGCAGGCCACCATGCCCGCCGAAGCGAGCCGTAGCAGAACCCTGTGCCACTGCCGGTGCATGCCGATGGCCTAGCCGTTGAGCACCGAAGCGTCGGGCTCCGTCGGCTGGTCCTCTTCCTCTTCCTCTTCCTCGGGGAAGGTCTGCGAGCTCTGGCTGCCGTACATGGAAAGCGGCGTACCGAACTCCTGCGCAAGCCACGCGCTGTCACCGGACGCCACGGCAGCCTTCAACGCTTCGGATGCGTCAGCCGCATCAAGCGTGTCGACCAGCGAATCACTCGAAGCATGACGCAGCGTGGCGTCCTGCCCGATGGCTTCAAGCCAATCCATCGTATCAGTCATACATTGTCCCCCTCGTTTTAGCTGTGATGGTATTGCAACGATCACTGCTCCCTGCGCGCCTCAATCGCACAGGCCTAGCTTGCCGAAACACGATGACAAGCGTCACCGTTTTCTCTGATCACGCCCCGCGCCAGCGGCCCTCTCCGCCGCGCCGGGTCACTCACGTCTTCAGGCCGGTTCGCCGGCCGCTTCCATGGCTTCCAGTTCCGCCAACCGGGCACGCACGGCCTGGTTCGGCTTCATCGCACGCGCCGGGGGCAACACCACGGTTTCCTCGGCGGTCAACTCGATATGCGGCAGTTCGCGCAGCGCAAAGCGACGGATGCGCGGCTGCTGGATTGGCAGCGTAGCCGCCCGATAGACGATCAGCTCGTGGTCGAGCGGATAGTCCTGGGCCAGCAGGTCCACGAACAGTTGCCGATAGGCCGGCCCCGTGGCACGGAACCGCGCCAGCGACTGGTCGCCCACATGCCCCACCTGCCACAGCACCAGATAGCCGGTGGGGTCGATGCGGCGTTCAAACAGCAACAGCTGGCTGGCCTCGAAATGCTGGCAGCCGAAGCGGCCGGGATCGATGCCCAGGTCCGCATAGAGGCAATCCTCGGCGGAAATGCCGGGCTCCATGTGGGCGTGGAATCCCTCGGCGCGGGCCACCTCGATGACCTTGTGCGGCGACCAGGCAAAGATGCCGGGATGCCCGTAGAACACGCCGCAGACGCGCTTGCCGGCGCGCACCTCGGCCATCATCACGGCGACCCACTCTCGGTAGGTGGTCGCGCGCGACTTGCCTTCGCGGTAATAGGGCTGGAGGCTGCGCACGTCCGCATGCATGCGCTGTAGCCAGGCTTCCACGATGCCATCGGACAGACCGGCAAAAACCACGTCCG
The nucleotide sequence above comes from Dyella telluris. Encoded proteins:
- a CDS encoding tetratricopeptide repeat-containing diguanylate cyclase, producing MHRQWHRVLLRLASAGMVACALLGTANAVEVVSDPTAFLEQTEGVRTTDHPRFLRMLAQIHDEAPELTSAQRWYLRYLDAWQLAFEGDTSKANAMLRDIMDHSGDVTLQAKATALLMHNYGLGNRYEDAFGLANQLASDLPSISDRLARFTVLSNLSQLMMFAEQSDLAIKYARMMEDSLPPGESLCNPLSIEVAALNNSGKLTSSSQKLLEAIDTCTAAGQPVFAETLMLIKGDLYLSEDQPAKTLELIHRILPGINANGYYSHMRAAQVQLGQAYEKLSDDNNARKAALAVLSMSGQDEVSQWVRNAYEVLYKVEKKRGNAAASLAYYEHFVAQDKGYLNDVSARSLAYATVQQHLLAQRLEAEGLSKQNNILRLQQQLDTKAVETSRLYIAFLIMLMVSIVFWLFRIKRSQLRFKMLSYQDSLTGIYNHQHFVSEADRVLHQTERKSGAACLISIDLDHFKLINDTHGHAVGDVVLRHTVALCRRQLRPTDLFGRLGGEEFGILLPDCTREQGVAIADRIRAAIESTPVDGDGRLVTFSASIGLASTDSSGYELGLLRKEADAALYRAKRTGRNRVIADTELHGMARA
- a CDS encoding SAM-dependent methyltransferase; the encoded protein is MSTSTETRRGSLACVGLGMTLGSHLTPLARSHITQSDVVFAGLSDGIVEAWLQRMHADVRSLQPYYREGKSRATTYREWVAVMMAEVRAGKRVCGVFYGHPGIFAWSPHKVIEVARAEGFHAHMEPGISAEDCLYADLGIDPGRFGCQHFEASQLLLFERRIDPTGYLVLWQVGHVGDQSLARFRATGPAYRQLFVDLLAQDYPLDHELIVYRAATLPIQQPRIRRFALRELPHIELTAEETVVLPPARAMKPNQAVRARLAELEAMEAAGEPA